From a single Lineus longissimus chromosome 16, tnLinLong1.2, whole genome shotgun sequence genomic region:
- the LOC135500221 gene encoding mediator of RNA polymerase II transcription subunit 1-like isoform X2, producing the protein MASIRPSVPDSSNNGTQKTEMDPKLVELMDRLKAKAVQLKSWTETTKVVRMAMSDKRHLSEVVDKVYLQKCLDHLQKAMKVTTQSSIVEKLNSIARSTGLKFTAVSSGTDCYISTESFYVEIKMETNGKIKEVNVSHGNESKACPELVKVLKEGNFDEFTEHLEGLGAIYKIGGDKKQKTKSYVALQSLETDLNQLSQLQNSISGVSNYIHKSPLGIVQPRVGGLPMKLIYFVAPYNLLNPKTKTSYPMTVEAILDNKLGHSVTVGIESSFGHRLQTMRLMTISKTADGKNLPSFPQLSTQNSSMLCACFVLNLQTPIPVSLSILQRIQQVTGIEFIEGAIMQPIVSLIADDMSKGKMKYDQEKGLRVTLKDQDHVYHLSEPGDTNHMVGMMISKIQFTHPTHVPKILIYLRQQLVFNTFITSCIRPHARQDVENAMVFEVMPVSLHHISVAFEHPVLDSMASVEFDLNDMTNVKAKLMALSSDNPICQDEFICKVIQRCLSIPVTMRMIMTKARAQLESETQAAEANAMLNRPPMPTPTPLERRFSFPDGTGFPPLQRQMSYPQGVGPLQSMPIPNFPHESSMMQMGQAGFNVTPTNLSSFDYESYTGSLDGQVPQKEVLESIRAEKVAKNPMLASLLDQDNDSPETQATLLPNLLADNPHNQQPLVPKPRKPRKRKATSDARSPGSSSGKSPKRKFSEEEFSGYSRQMSSDLPSLPMIGSVESNDLFELPMHDMQQMRASVSQLSTPTTPIDQPSYHTESHVTKLASSLDNIIKQETKNLPSCQQGELAALLSDNTEEEKPLKKSSEVSHPPKVLDTPAVVASTSGAESTSTINIADIQAKNDPLGQTLDDIINNVASGTTPLDPEIFTNKEGMVYIGGQLVGPEGALRPATMTADETKGIVRQASLPSQDFDTDPLEFNTELLNTEGTFPETLNENSEEMDLEACDANAFGVTLNPAVVASKLTASGSTPPTLTSQSTPTTVATVTSTASAPPVATLTTTASVALATNTEVRVISPQVEKKPEKEKKEYKEKEKVKEKKDGTSKDEKSKKSVPKPLLTVKIGSETTHTPSPQEVLDLSTCTKEQKVVKSKLTKQAAVDSDEDHDRPTYTSASTGSGNSIVISTKSSPALSSSGSSSVSASAKIISSKDNLLKMSVKKDKLKRPKDLKEEDLKHRKDGSKKDKYSKKRKLDETGKMSDSTYQVKNSSSSKSKLEHKPSTKIKITTTGGRMHVQPANKTPPATDAASKPKSMVPQKTSPSLKPVKSGEKNPPLQLKIPSSKISSHGSSTKVTKKYTTAQNITVSKGDSKLMNKTPTIKLKPLRIPSSASNSTFTVSTKSATPTTSTTTKSSPGLQKTLSTSSKFYGQKTPNTPPLSKISSSVSPVTNTNPLKRPETAKLDISKLPKIPKLDPSKKKDLTPTTTKSVLPVPPKPSTLSSSGVGGNNSSGGPKKSHGIADIMASNPSDKQKTETFHNAEKPRTNFDQVKKVPTVPSQKPSITLSSSSDQCSDSKPSDPRLVDPRLAMPYLKPKEKESPPQPEPVSSKNTPKEEPKEPEKVIEKAAPSGRSTPESRTQGRNTPDGRRTPDNNLKDKIVKDNNNKTPVPPIIEKEVITDLETTAKQIFGEKSEYFKQPPPKSNKSVVEPKPRVERTGPVQSPRSAPSSPEDSLFIDCPTTPGSRDTGRSPVPSAVAPAVSGTKSPAVPLEKRYSPVPPKSPASHDSPLVKKSQLTPSPMAMSPKVMKPITSPISNPSPCMIDDDLMDEAVMGLGD; encoded by the exons ATGGCCTCCATTCGGCCTTCTGTGCCAGATTCTAGTAATAATGGCACACAAAAGACCG AAATGGACCCCAAACTTGTCGAATTGATGGATCGACTGAAGGCTAAGGCTGTTCAGTTGAAATCATGGACAGAGACAACCAAGGTCGTCCGTATGGCTATGTCG GACAAGAGACACCTGTCAGAAGTTGTTGACAAAGTTTATTTACAAAAATGTTTGGACCACCTTCAGAAAGCGATGAAAG TGACCACACAATCTTCCATTGTCGAGAAGCTCAACTCGATTGCCCGATCAACGGGCTTGAAGTTCACGGCCGTATCGAGTGGGACGGATTGTTATATCAGCACCGAATCGTTTTACGTTGAGATTAAGATGGAGACGAATGGAAAGATTAAAGAAGTGAATGTTTCTCATGGGAATGAAAGCAAG GCCTGTCCAGAGCTGGtcaaagttttgaaagaaggCAACTTTGATGAATTCACCGAACATCTCGAAGGATTGGGGGCAATTTACAAGATTGGAGGAGACAA GAAGCAGAAGACAAAATCCTATGTTGCCCTGCAGTCCTTGGAAACTGATCTGAACCAGCTGTCACAACTACAGAA TTCCATAAGTGGTGTATCCAATTATATCCATAAGTCTCCGTTGGGAATTGTTCAACCACGAGTCGGAG GTCTTCCGATGAAGCTCATCTATTTCGTTGCTCCGTACAACCTGCTGAACCCAAAAACCAAGACGTCATACCCGATGACTGTCGAAGCGATTCTTGACAACAAACTGGGACATTCTGTGACCGTCGGCATCGAAAGTTCATTCGGGCATCGCTTGCAGACGATGCGTCTTATGACTATCAGTAAAACAGCCGACGGAAAAAA TCTACCCTCCTTCCCTCAGCTGAGCACCCAGAACAGTAGTATGCTGTGTGCCTGTTTTGTGCTGAATCTCCAGACGCCCATCCCGGTCTCGCTGTCCATTCTTCAGCGGATACAGCAAGTTACTG GTATTGAGTTCATCGAAGGAGCCATAATGCAGCCCATCGTGTCGTTGATTGCTGATGACATGAGTAAGGGAAAAATGAAGTATGATCAAGAAAAAGGCCTGAGGGTG ACTCTCAAGGACCAAGACCACGTCTACCACCTGAGTGAGCCCGGTGACACCAACCACATGGTCGGCATGATGATCTCAAAGATCCAGTTCACGCATCCCACACACGTGCCAAAGATCCTGATCTATCTCCGCCAGCAGCTGGTCTTCAACACGTTCATCACGAGCTGCATCCGACCGCACGCCAGGCAGGATGTGGAGAACGCCATGGTGTTCGAGGTGATGCCTGTATCGCTGCATCACATCTCGGTAGCCTTTGAACATCCCGTCTTGGACTCCATGGCTTCTG TTGAGTTTGACCTGAATGACATGACTAACGTGAAGGCCAAGTTAATGGCACTGTCTTCGGATAACCCAATCTGCCAAGATGAGTTCATCTGCAAGGTCATTCAAAG GTGTCTCTCCATCCCAGTCACCATGCGCATGATCATGACCAAGGCCCGAGCGCAGCTAGAATCCGAGACGCAAGCAGCTGAAGCTAATGCCATGTTGAACAGACCACCAATGCCCACACCTACCCCTTTAGAGAGGAGATTTAGTTTCCCCGATGGTACTGGGTTTCCGCCCCTGCAGCGACAAATGAGCTACCCCCAGGGAGTGGGCCCGCTGCAGTCGATGCCCATACCGAATTTCCCACACGAGTCGTCTATGATGCAGATGGGGCAGGCCGGTTTCAACGTCACGCCGACGAATTTGAGTTCATTCGATTATGAGTCGTATACCGGTAGTCTTGATGGACAGGTACCGCAGAAGGAGGTTCTCGAGTCGATACGGGCCGAGAAGGTCGCCAAGAATCCAATGTTGGCGAGTCTCCTGGATCAGGATAACGACAGCCCCGAAACTCAAGCGACGCTGCTCCCGAATCTACTCGCTGATAATCCTCACAATCAGCAGCCTCTGGTGCCAAAGCCTCGGAAGCCAAGGAAAAGAAAGGCCACGTCGGACGCACGGAGTCCCGGCAGCTCTAGTGGGAAAAGTCCCAAGCGGAAATTCAGCGAGGAGGAGTTTTCTGGTTATAGCCGTCAGATGAGTTCGGATCTGCCGTCACTGCCCATGATCGGATCGGTCGAGTCGAATGACCTGTTTGAACTTCCGATGCACGATATGCAGCAGATGAGAGCAAGCGTGAGCCAGTTGTCCACACCCACGACACCTATTGACCAGCCGTCGTACCACACGGAATCACATGTCACGAAACTGGCGTCGTCTCTTGATAACATAATTAAACAGGAGACAAAAAACTTGCCAAGCTGCCAGCAGGGGGAGCTGGCAGCTTTGTTGAGTGATAACACAGAGGAAGAAAAGCCTCTGAAAAAGTCGTCGGAAGTTTCCCACCCCCCTAAGGTCTTAGATACTCCGGCAGTAGTCGCCAGCACCTCTGGTGCTGAGTCTACATCTACTATAAACATTGCGGACATTCAGGCAAAAAACGACCCGCTCGGACAAACACTTGACGACATCATCAATAATGTCGCAAGTGGCACGACACCGTTGGATCCCGAGATATTCACCAACAAGGAAGGAATGGTCTACATCGGAGGGCAGTTGGTCGGCCCAGAGGGCGCTTTGAGGCCTGCTACAATGACCGCCGACGAAACAAAAGGAATTGTCCGCCAAGCTTCGTTGCCTTCGCAGGACTTTGATACAGATCCGTTGGAATTCAACACCGAATTGTTAAACACGGAAGGAACGTTTCCAGAAACATTGAATGAGAATTCCGAGGAGATGGACTTGGAAGCTTGCGATGCGAACGCATTTGGCGTCACCTTGAACCCAGCTGTTGTGGCATCTAAACTCACTGCCTCCGGGTCGACGCCCCCGACTCTAACAAGCCAATCTACCCCAACAACTGTTGCCACGGTAACAAGCACTGCCAGTGCGCCACCTGTCGCCACGTTGACAACCACGGCATCTGTCGCGCTGGCGACAAATACTGAGGTCAGAGTCATTTCTCCGCAGGTTGAAAAGAAACctgagaaagaaaagaaagagtATAAAGAAAAGGAGAAAGTTAAGGAGAAAAAGGATGGTACTTCTAAGGATGAGAAATCGAAAAAAAGTGTGCCAAAACCTCTTCTAACAGTCAAAATTGGCTCCGAAACTACTCATACGCCTTCTCCGCAAGAGGTACTTGATTTGTCAACATGCACAAAGGAACAAAAAGTTGTAAAGTCAAAACTGACGAAGCAGGCTGCTGTGGATAGCGATGAGGATCACGATCGTCCCACTTACACGAGTGCCAGCACGGGAAGCGGGAATTCAATTGTAATATCGACAAAGTCTTCCCCGGCGCTTTCCTCGAGTGGTTCCTCCTCTGTTTCGGCGTCTGCCAAGATCATCTCATCAAAAGATAACCTACTCAAGATGTCTGTTAAGAAAGACAAGTTGAAGCGGCCGAAAGATTTGAAGGAGGAGGATTTGAAACACAGGAAGGACGGGTCGAAAAAGGATAAATATTCAAAGAAACGAAAGCTTGACGAGACTGGGAAAATGTCTGATTCTACGTATCAGGTTAAGAATTCGTCGAGTTCAAAGTCTAAATTGGAGCATAAACCGTCAACGAAGATTAAAATAACTACGACGGGTGGTCGGATGCATGTTCAACCGGCTAACAAGACGCCCCCAGCAACTGATGCGGCGTCTAAACCGAAGAGTATGGTTCCGCAGAAAACGAGTCCGTCTCTGAAACCGGTCAAGTCCGGTGAGAAGAATCCGCCACTTCAGCTCAAGATTCCTTCAAGTAAGATCTCATCGCACGGCAGCTCCACCAAAGTCACCAAGAAATACACAACCGCACAAAACATAACCGTCAGTAAGGGAGATTCGAAACTAATGAACAAAACCCCCACTATCAAACTGAAACCATTGCGTATACCATCGTCGGCGTCGAATTCCACGTTCACCGTATCCACGAAGAGTGCGACACCGACAACATCGACGACAACAAAATCGTCACCGGGACTACAGAAGACGCTGTCAACTTCGTCGAAATTTTACGGTCAAAAGACGCCAAACACACCGCCGTTGTCAAAGATTTCGTCGTCAGTTTCACCGGTTACCAA TACTAATCCATTGAAACGTCCAGAAACGGCGAAACTGGACATATCTAAGTTGCCAAAGATTCCCAAGCTCGACCCAAGTAAGAAAAAGGACTTAACGCCCACGACGACAAAGTCTGTGTTGCCAGTGCCGCCAAAGCCTAGTACTCTGTCGTCGTCTGGTGTCGGGGGCAATAACAGTTCCGGAGGACCCAAGAAGTCTCATGGCATCGCCGACATAATGGCTTCGAATCCGAGCGACAAGCAAAAGACTGAAACTTTCCATAATGCAGAGAAACCCAGAACGAATTTTGATCAAGTGAAGAAGGTCCCTACAGTGCCGAGTCAGAAACCTTCAATAACTTTGAGCTCAAGTTCCGACCAGTGCTCGGATAGTAAACCGTCAGATCCACGTTTAGTTGATCCGCGGTTAGCAATGCCCTATCTCAAGCCTAAAGAGAAAGAGTCGCCACCACAGCCAGAGCCGGTCAGTTCTAAAAATACTCCAAAGGAGGAACCAAAAGAGCCGGAAAAAGTTATTGAGAAGGCTGCACCGTCGGGACGTAGTACGCCGGAAAGTCGAACTCAAGGCCGCAATACGCCTGATGGCCGCCGTACGCCGGATAACAACCTGAAGGataaaattgtgaaagacaataACAATAAGACACCGGTGCCACCTATTATCGAGAAGGAAGTGATTACGGATTTAGAAACTACTGCAAAGCAGATATTCGGTGAAAAATCGGAATATTTCAAACAACCGCCTCCGAAAAGTAATAAGAGCGTTGTCGAACCTAAACCGCGGGTCGAGCGGACTGGGCCTGTGCAGAGTCCGCGGAGCGCACCGAGCAGTCCCGAGGATAGCCTCTTTATCGATTGCCCCACTACACCAGGATCACGAGACACAGGGCGATCGCCTGTCCCGAGTGCTGTGGCCCCGGCGGTCTCTGGGACAAAGTCGCCGGCGGTTCCTTTAGAAAAGCGGTACTCTCCTGTCCCGCCCAAGTCGCCGGCATCACACGATTCTCCGTTGGTGAAGAAGTCGCAGCTGACGCCGTCGCCCATGGCGATGTCGCCCAAAGTGATGAAGCCAATTACGAGTCCGATATCGAACCCGTCACCGTGTATGATCGACGATGACCTCATGGACGAGGCAGTTATGGGCCTAGGAGATTAA
- the LOC135500221 gene encoding mediator of RNA polymerase II transcription subunit 1-like isoform X1, with protein MASIRPSVPDSSNNGTQKTEMDPKLVELMDRLKAKAVQLKSWTETTKVVRMAMSDKRHLSEVVDKVYLQKCLDHLQKAMKVTTQSSIVEKLNSIARSTGLKFTAVSSGTDCYISTESFYVEIKMETNGKIKEVNVSHGNESKACPELVKVLKEGNFDEFTEHLEGLGAIYKIGGDKKQKTKSYVALQSLETDLNQLSQLQNSISGVSNYIHKSPLGIVQPRVGGLPMKLIYFVAPYNLLNPKTKTSYPMTVEAILDNKLGHSVTVGIESSFGHRLQTMRLMTISKTADGKNLPSFPQLSTQNSSMLCACFVLNLQTPIPVSLSILQRIQQVTGIEFIEGAIMQPIVSLIADDMSKGKMKYDQEKGLRVTLKDQDHVYHLSEPGDTNHMVGMMISKIQFTHPTHVPKILIYLRQQLVFNTFITSCIRPHARQDVENAMVFEVMPVSLHHISVAFEHPVLDSMASVEFDLNDMTNVKAKLMALSSDNPICQDEFICKVIQRCLSIPVTMRMIMTKARAQLESETQAAEANAMLNRPPMPTPTPLERRFSFPDGTGFPPLQRQMSYPQGVGPLQSMPIPNFPHESSMMQMGQAGFNVTPTNLSSFDYESYTGSLDGQVPQKEVLESIRAEKVAKNPMLASLLDQDNDSPETQATLLPNLLADNPHNQQPLVPKPRKPRKRKATSDARSPGSSSGKSPKRKFSEEEFSGYSRQMSSDLPSLPMIGSVESNDLFELPMHDMQQMRASVSQLSTPTTPIDQPSYHTESHVTKLASSLDNIIKQETKNLPSCQQGELAALLSDNTEEEKPLKKSSEVSHPPKVLDTPAVVASTSGAESTSTINIADIQAKNDPLGQTLDDIINNVASGTTPLDPEIFTNKEGMVYIGGQLVGPEGALRPATMTADETKGIVRQASLPSQDFDTDPLEFNTELLNTEGTFPETLNENSEEMDLEACDANAFGVTLNPAVVASKLTASGSTPPTLTSQSTPTTVATVTSTASAPPVATLTTTASVALATNTEVRVISPQVEKKPEKEKKEYKEKEKVKEKKDGTSKDEKSKKSVPKPLLTVKIGSETTHTPSPQEVLDLSTCTKEQKVVKSKLTKQAAVDSDEDHDRPTYTSASTGSGNSIVISTKSSPALSSSGSSSVSASAKIISSKDNLLKMSVKKDKLKRPKDLKEEDLKHRKDGSKKDKYSKKRKLDETGKMSDSTYQVKNSSSSKSKLEHKPSTKIKITTTGGRMHVQPANKTPPATDAASKPKSMVPQKTSPSLKPVKSGEKNPPLQLKIPSSKISSHGSSTKVTKKYTTAQNITVSKGDSKLMNKTPTIKLKPLRIPSSASNSTFTVSTKSATPTTSTTTKSSPGLQKTLSTSSKFYGQKTPNTPPLSKISSSVSPVTKYVTSSSTTSAKPSTPVTPTTPTSSTPGTPTQAASSGTPPIGSLGKGKSPMRSRSLSAVIDKLTKTQSQTSISVPGSDLPNTSKSSEKKEGTSVKSSVKRDDDKSKSDSHRESSSSQKERLKPNILSKSFSTNPLKRPETAKLDISKLPKIPKLDPSKKKDLTPTTTKSVLPVPPKPSTLSSSGVGGNNSSGGPKKSHGIADIMASNPSDKQKTETFHNAEKPRTNFDQVKKVPTVPSQKPSITLSSSSDQCSDSKPSDPRLVDPRLAMPYLKPKEKESPPQPEPVSSKNTPKEEPKEPEKVIEKAAPSGRSTPESRTQGRNTPDGRRTPDNNLKDKIVKDNNNKTPVPPIIEKEVITDLETTAKQIFGEKSEYFKQPPPKSNKSVVEPKPRVERTGPVQSPRSAPSSPEDSLFIDCPTTPGSRDTGRSPVPSAVAPAVSGTKSPAVPLEKRYSPVPPKSPASHDSPLVKKSQLTPSPMAMSPKVMKPITSPISNPSPCMIDDDLMDEAVMGLGD; from the exons ATGGCCTCCATTCGGCCTTCTGTGCCAGATTCTAGTAATAATGGCACACAAAAGACCG AAATGGACCCCAAACTTGTCGAATTGATGGATCGACTGAAGGCTAAGGCTGTTCAGTTGAAATCATGGACAGAGACAACCAAGGTCGTCCGTATGGCTATGTCG GACAAGAGACACCTGTCAGAAGTTGTTGACAAAGTTTATTTACAAAAATGTTTGGACCACCTTCAGAAAGCGATGAAAG TGACCACACAATCTTCCATTGTCGAGAAGCTCAACTCGATTGCCCGATCAACGGGCTTGAAGTTCACGGCCGTATCGAGTGGGACGGATTGTTATATCAGCACCGAATCGTTTTACGTTGAGATTAAGATGGAGACGAATGGAAAGATTAAAGAAGTGAATGTTTCTCATGGGAATGAAAGCAAG GCCTGTCCAGAGCTGGtcaaagttttgaaagaaggCAACTTTGATGAATTCACCGAACATCTCGAAGGATTGGGGGCAATTTACAAGATTGGAGGAGACAA GAAGCAGAAGACAAAATCCTATGTTGCCCTGCAGTCCTTGGAAACTGATCTGAACCAGCTGTCACAACTACAGAA TTCCATAAGTGGTGTATCCAATTATATCCATAAGTCTCCGTTGGGAATTGTTCAACCACGAGTCGGAG GTCTTCCGATGAAGCTCATCTATTTCGTTGCTCCGTACAACCTGCTGAACCCAAAAACCAAGACGTCATACCCGATGACTGTCGAAGCGATTCTTGACAACAAACTGGGACATTCTGTGACCGTCGGCATCGAAAGTTCATTCGGGCATCGCTTGCAGACGATGCGTCTTATGACTATCAGTAAAACAGCCGACGGAAAAAA TCTACCCTCCTTCCCTCAGCTGAGCACCCAGAACAGTAGTATGCTGTGTGCCTGTTTTGTGCTGAATCTCCAGACGCCCATCCCGGTCTCGCTGTCCATTCTTCAGCGGATACAGCAAGTTACTG GTATTGAGTTCATCGAAGGAGCCATAATGCAGCCCATCGTGTCGTTGATTGCTGATGACATGAGTAAGGGAAAAATGAAGTATGATCAAGAAAAAGGCCTGAGGGTG ACTCTCAAGGACCAAGACCACGTCTACCACCTGAGTGAGCCCGGTGACACCAACCACATGGTCGGCATGATGATCTCAAAGATCCAGTTCACGCATCCCACACACGTGCCAAAGATCCTGATCTATCTCCGCCAGCAGCTGGTCTTCAACACGTTCATCACGAGCTGCATCCGACCGCACGCCAGGCAGGATGTGGAGAACGCCATGGTGTTCGAGGTGATGCCTGTATCGCTGCATCACATCTCGGTAGCCTTTGAACATCCCGTCTTGGACTCCATGGCTTCTG TTGAGTTTGACCTGAATGACATGACTAACGTGAAGGCCAAGTTAATGGCACTGTCTTCGGATAACCCAATCTGCCAAGATGAGTTCATCTGCAAGGTCATTCAAAG GTGTCTCTCCATCCCAGTCACCATGCGCATGATCATGACCAAGGCCCGAGCGCAGCTAGAATCCGAGACGCAAGCAGCTGAAGCTAATGCCATGTTGAACAGACCACCAATGCCCACACCTACCCCTTTAGAGAGGAGATTTAGTTTCCCCGATGGTACTGGGTTTCCGCCCCTGCAGCGACAAATGAGCTACCCCCAGGGAGTGGGCCCGCTGCAGTCGATGCCCATACCGAATTTCCCACACGAGTCGTCTATGATGCAGATGGGGCAGGCCGGTTTCAACGTCACGCCGACGAATTTGAGTTCATTCGATTATGAGTCGTATACCGGTAGTCTTGATGGACAGGTACCGCAGAAGGAGGTTCTCGAGTCGATACGGGCCGAGAAGGTCGCCAAGAATCCAATGTTGGCGAGTCTCCTGGATCAGGATAACGACAGCCCCGAAACTCAAGCGACGCTGCTCCCGAATCTACTCGCTGATAATCCTCACAATCAGCAGCCTCTGGTGCCAAAGCCTCGGAAGCCAAGGAAAAGAAAGGCCACGTCGGACGCACGGAGTCCCGGCAGCTCTAGTGGGAAAAGTCCCAAGCGGAAATTCAGCGAGGAGGAGTTTTCTGGTTATAGCCGTCAGATGAGTTCGGATCTGCCGTCACTGCCCATGATCGGATCGGTCGAGTCGAATGACCTGTTTGAACTTCCGATGCACGATATGCAGCAGATGAGAGCAAGCGTGAGCCAGTTGTCCACACCCACGACACCTATTGACCAGCCGTCGTACCACACGGAATCACATGTCACGAAACTGGCGTCGTCTCTTGATAACATAATTAAACAGGAGACAAAAAACTTGCCAAGCTGCCAGCAGGGGGAGCTGGCAGCTTTGTTGAGTGATAACACAGAGGAAGAAAAGCCTCTGAAAAAGTCGTCGGAAGTTTCCCACCCCCCTAAGGTCTTAGATACTCCGGCAGTAGTCGCCAGCACCTCTGGTGCTGAGTCTACATCTACTATAAACATTGCGGACATTCAGGCAAAAAACGACCCGCTCGGACAAACACTTGACGACATCATCAATAATGTCGCAAGTGGCACGACACCGTTGGATCCCGAGATATTCACCAACAAGGAAGGAATGGTCTACATCGGAGGGCAGTTGGTCGGCCCAGAGGGCGCTTTGAGGCCTGCTACAATGACCGCCGACGAAACAAAAGGAATTGTCCGCCAAGCTTCGTTGCCTTCGCAGGACTTTGATACAGATCCGTTGGAATTCAACACCGAATTGTTAAACACGGAAGGAACGTTTCCAGAAACATTGAATGAGAATTCCGAGGAGATGGACTTGGAAGCTTGCGATGCGAACGCATTTGGCGTCACCTTGAACCCAGCTGTTGTGGCATCTAAACTCACTGCCTCCGGGTCGACGCCCCCGACTCTAACAAGCCAATCTACCCCAACAACTGTTGCCACGGTAACAAGCACTGCCAGTGCGCCACCTGTCGCCACGTTGACAACCACGGCATCTGTCGCGCTGGCGACAAATACTGAGGTCAGAGTCATTTCTCCGCAGGTTGAAAAGAAACctgagaaagaaaagaaagagtATAAAGAAAAGGAGAAAGTTAAGGAGAAAAAGGATGGTACTTCTAAGGATGAGAAATCGAAAAAAAGTGTGCCAAAACCTCTTCTAACAGTCAAAATTGGCTCCGAAACTACTCATACGCCTTCTCCGCAAGAGGTACTTGATTTGTCAACATGCACAAAGGAACAAAAAGTTGTAAAGTCAAAACTGACGAAGCAGGCTGCTGTGGATAGCGATGAGGATCACGATCGTCCCACTTACACGAGTGCCAGCACGGGAAGCGGGAATTCAATTGTAATATCGACAAAGTCTTCCCCGGCGCTTTCCTCGAGTGGTTCCTCCTCTGTTTCGGCGTCTGCCAAGATCATCTCATCAAAAGATAACCTACTCAAGATGTCTGTTAAGAAAGACAAGTTGAAGCGGCCGAAAGATTTGAAGGAGGAGGATTTGAAACACAGGAAGGACGGGTCGAAAAAGGATAAATATTCAAAGAAACGAAAGCTTGACGAGACTGGGAAAATGTCTGATTCTACGTATCAGGTTAAGAATTCGTCGAGTTCAAAGTCTAAATTGGAGCATAAACCGTCAACGAAGATTAAAATAACTACGACGGGTGGTCGGATGCATGTTCAACCGGCTAACAAGACGCCCCCAGCAACTGATGCGGCGTCTAAACCGAAGAGTATGGTTCCGCAGAAAACGAGTCCGTCTCTGAAACCGGTCAAGTCCGGTGAGAAGAATCCGCCACTTCAGCTCAAGATTCCTTCAAGTAAGATCTCATCGCACGGCAGCTCCACCAAAGTCACCAAGAAATACACAACCGCACAAAACATAACCGTCAGTAAGGGAGATTCGAAACTAATGAACAAAACCCCCACTATCAAACTGAAACCATTGCGTATACCATCGTCGGCGTCGAATTCCACGTTCACCGTATCCACGAAGAGTGCGACACCGACAACATCGACGACAACAAAATCGTCACCGGGACTACAGAAGACGCTGTCAACTTCGTCGAAATTTTACGGTCAAAAGACGCCAAACACACCGCCGTTGTCAAAGATTTCGTCGTCAGTTTCACCGGTTACCAAGTATGTTACGTCGTCTAGCACCACGTCAGCCAAGCCTTCCACCCCAGTAACCCCGACTACCCCCACATCCAGCACCCCCGGCACCCCTACACAGGCCGCGTCATCTGGCACGCCACCTATTGGATCACTTGGCAAGGGGAAGTCGCCGATGAGGTCGAGGTCTTTGTCTGCTGTCATAGACAAGTTGACCAAGACACAGTCGCAGACATCAATATCGGTCCCGGGTTCGGACTTGCCTAATACTAGTAAAAGTTCGGAGAAAAAGGAAGGCACATCAGTCAAATCAAGTGTCAAACGAGATGATGATAAAAGTAAATCAGATTCGCATCGTGAAAGTTCTAGTTCTCAAAAGGAGCGATTAAAACCAAATATTTTATCTAAATCTTTCAGTACTAATCCATTGAAACGTCCAGAAACGGCGAAACTGGACATATCTAAGTTGCCAAAGATTCCCAAGCTCGACCCAAGTAAGAAAAAGGACTTAACGCCCACGACGACAAAGTCTGTGTTGCCAGTGCCGCCAAAGCCTAGTACTCTGTCGTCGTCTGGTGTCGGGGGCAATAACAGTTCCGGAGGACCCAAGAAGTCTCATGGCATCGCCGACATAATGGCTTCGAATCCGAGCGACAAGCAAAAGACTGAAACTTTCCATAATGCAGAGAAACCCAGAACGAATTTTGATCAAGTGAAGAAGGTCCCTACAGTGCCGAGTCAGAAACCTTCAATAACTTTGAGCTCAAGTTCCGACCAGTGCTCGGATAGTAAACCGTCAGATCCACGTTTAGTTGATCCGCGGTTAGCAATGCCCTATCTCAAGCCTAAAGAGAAAGAGTCGCCACCACAGCCAGAGCCGGTCAGTTCTAAAAATACTCCAAAGGAGGAACCAAAAGAGCCGGAAAAAGTTATTGAGAAGGCTGCACCGTCGGGACGTAGTACGCCGGAAAGTCGAACTCAAGGCCGCAATACGCCTGATGGCCGCCGTACGCCGGATAACAACCTGAAGGataaaattgtgaaagacaataACAATAAGACACCGGTGCCACCTATTATCGAGAAGGAAGTGATTACGGATTTAGAAACTACTGCAAAGCAGATATTCGGTGAAAAATCGGAATATTTCAAACAACCGCCTCCGAAAAGTAATAAGAGCGTTGTCGAACCTAAACCGCGGGTCGAGCGGACTGGGCCTGTGCAGAGTCCGCGGAGCGCACCGAGCAGTCCCGAGGATAGCCTCTTTATCGATTGCCCCACTACACCAGGATCACGAGACACAGGGCGATCGCCTGTCCCGAGTGCTGTGGCCCCGGCGGTCTCTGGGACAAAGTCGCCGGCGGTTCCTTTAGAAAAGCGGTACTCTCCTGTCCCGCCCAAGTCGCCGGCATCACACGATTCTCCGTTGGTGAAGAAGTCGCAGCTGACGCCGTCGCCCATGGCGATGTCGCCCAAAGTGATGAAGCCAATTACGAGTCCGATATCGAACCCGTCACCGTGTATGATCGACGATGACCTCATGGACGAGGCAGTTATGGGCCTAGGAGATTAA